One part of the Malus sylvestris chromosome 2, drMalSylv7.2, whole genome shotgun sequence genome encodes these proteins:
- the LOC126601007 gene encoding uncharacterized protein LOC126601007, giving the protein MGDLQVVGGIKKLNNKNYNTWATCMESYLQGQDLWEVVGGGEVTQPAAEDANGILRKWKIKAGKAMFALKTTIEEEMLEHIRDAKTPKEAWDTFVTLFSKKNDTRLQLLENELLSMAQRDMTIAQYFHKVKSICHEISELDPTASIGETRMKRIIIHGLRPEYRGFVAAIQGWPT; this is encoded by the coding sequence ATGGGTGACCTTCAAGTAGTTGGAGGAAtcaagaagctcaacaacaaaaactacaaCACGTGGGCAACATGTATGGAGTCTTACTTACAAGGTCAGGACCTTTGGGAGGTTGTCGGTGGTGGTGAGGTTACACAACCGGCGGCAGAAGATGCCAATGGCATCTTGCGAAAGTGGAAAATTAAAGCAGGCAAAGCGATGTTTGCTTTAAAGAccacaattgaagaagaaatgttgGAGCACATTCGGGATGCCAAAACGCCAAAGGAAGCATGGGACACTTTTGTTACACTCTTTTCAAAGAAGAATGATACAAGACTGCAACTTCTCGAGAATGAGCTGCTGTCGATGGCGCAACGCGACATGACGATTGCCCAGTACTTTCACAAAGTGAAGTCGATATGCCACGAAATTTCAGAGTTAGATCCAACAGCTTCTATTGGGGAAACCAGGATGAAGAGAATAATTATCCATGGTTTGAGACCCGAATATCGTGGGTTTGTTGCCGCTATACAAGGATGGCCGACATAA
- the LOC126588536 gene encoding kinesin-like protein KIN-7H yields the protein MLWFYQVIESSAREFLGYDKSSSLTAVVNFVDLAGSERASQTLSAGARLKEGCHINRSLLTLGTVIRKLSKERSGHVPYRDSKLTRILQSSLGGNARTAIICTMSPAHSHVEQSRNTLLFASCAKEVTTSAQVNVVMSDKALVKHLQKELTRLENELRGSGHKIVSADSSTLLREKDLQIEKLKKEVSELTQQRDLAQSQVKDLVRVLGDDKPSEEDLERYYPKLRGQVSWDFEMKMAGAPVRAVSRGRANSVRSFGTSQYSDGDSRTSSEETLFQLPDLEENFMHTDSSRQLSDGIPNFVDGNLHQEESKEQFDGNSEDFCKEVRCIEMEESGTNRYIVSNISDSSASRYQNSNMSSPFANTATSGLTTVENGDGTNQELESPLPKQKGFVVPSSERTPQWLPEKEMFCPSVVMLRRSRSSKARLMNNLLRINVKVRQC from the exons ATGCTGTGGTTTTATCAGGTCATTGAAAGTTCAGCGCGTGAGTTTCTTGGCTATGACAAATCAAGCTCCCTTACTGCTGTTGTT AACTTTGTTGATCTTGCTGGAAGTGAACGTGCGTCCCAGACGTTATCAGCTGGAGCAaggttgaaagagggttgccacATAAATCGCAGTTTACTAACTCTAGGCACTGTTATCCGTAAGCTCAG CAAGGAAAGAAGTGGGCATGTTCCTTACAGAGATTCAAAGCTAACCCGCATACTGCAGTCCTCATTGGGAGGAAATGCTAGAACTGCCATCATCTGTACCATGAGTCCTGCACATAGCCATGTTGAGCAATCAAGAAATACCCTCTTATTTGCGAGCTGTGCTAAAGAAGTGACAACAAGCGCACAAGTTAACGTGGTCATGTCGGATAAAGCATTGGTGAAGCATTTGCAAAAAGAATTGACTAGACTAGAGAATGAGTTGAGAGGTTCAGGACACAAAATTGTTTCAGCTGATTCGTCAACATTACTGAGAGAAAAGGACCTTCAAATTGAAAAG CTCAAAAAAGAGGTATCGGAGCTAACTCAGCAACGAGACCTTGCTCAATCTCAGGTTAAGGATCTGGTGCGAGTGCTTGGAGATGATAAACCATCAGAA GAGGATCTGGAACGTTATTACCCCAAATTGCGTGGGCAAGTTTCATGGGACTTTGAAATGAAAATGGCAGGTGCGCCTGTTCGGGCCGTCTCTCGTGGCCGAGCCAACAGTGTGAGATCTTTTGGCACCTCTCAGTATTCTGATGGAGACAGTAGGACTAGTTCAGAGGAGACTCTGTTCCAACTTCCTGACTTGGAAGAGAATTTCATGCACACTGATTCCTCCCGGCAGTTATCCGATGGCATTCCTAATTTTGTTGACGGTAATCTGCATCAAGAGGAAAGCAAAGAACAGTTTGATGGAAATTCAGAGGATTTCTGCAAGGAAGTTCGCTGCATTGAAATGGAAGAGTCTGGCACAAACAGATATATAGTGTCAAATATATCAGATTCAAGTGCTAGTAGATACCAAAACTCAAATATGTCGTCTCCTTTCGCAAACACAGCTACCTCAGGACTGACCACAGTCGAAAATGGAGATGGCACAAATCAGGAATTGGAGTCACCCCTACCtaaacaaaaaggttttgtaGTTCCTTCTTCTGAAAGGACACCTCAATGGCTGCCCGAGAAAGAAATGTTTTGCCCCTCTGTTGTGATGTTGAGGAGGAgtagaagctccaaagcaagGCTTATGAATAATTTGTTGAGAATCAATGTCAAAGTTAGGCAATGTTAG